In Drosophila simulans strain w501 chromosome X, Prin_Dsim_3.1, whole genome shotgun sequence, one DNA window encodes the following:
- the LOC6740279 gene encoding probable cytochrome P450 6t1, protein MVAVHQPRVQFWPDTLQVSMIVVFALIAATLAVGFLVLLPVVVSGGCLLVVAIVWLWQLLHFGHWLRLGVPFVPAAPFVGNVWNLLRGACCFGDQFRELYESKEAAGRAFVGIHVLHNHALLLRDPALIKRIMVEDFAQFSSRFETTDPTCDTMGSQNLFFSKYETWRETHKIFAPFFAAGKVRQMYGLLENIGQKLEEHMEQKLSGRDSMELEVKQLCALFTTDIIASLAFGIEAHSLQNPEAEFRRMCIEVNDPRPKRLLHLFTMFFFPRLAHRVRTHLYSEEYERFMRKSMDYVLSQRAESGENRHDLIDIFLQLRRSESAESIIHRPDFFAAQAAFLLLAGFDTSSSTITFALYELAKNTTIQNRLRTELRAALQSSQDRQLSCDAVTGLAYLRQVVDEVLRLYPPTAFLDRCCNSRTGYDLSPWNGGSPFKLRAGTPVYISVLGLHRDAQYWPNPEVFDPERFSAEQRQQHHPMTYLPFGAGPRGCIGTLLGQLEIKVGLLHILKHFRVELCGRTLPEMRFDPKAFVLTAHNGAYLRFVRDSL, encoded by the coding sequence ATGGTCGCTGTGCACCAACCGCGGGTGCAGTTCTGGCCGGACACTCTCCAAGTAAGCATGATCGTTGTTTTTGCACTTATTGCGGCCACTCTTGCCGTTGGATTCCTCGTTCTGCTCCCCGTTGTCGTGAGCGGTGGATGTCTACTTGTCGTAGCAATCGTTTGGCTGTGGCAACTTCTACACTTCGGGCACTGGCTACGTCTGGGCGTCCCCTTTGTTCCGGCTGCCCCATTCGTGGGGAATGTGTGGAACCTTTTGCGTGGAGCCTGCTGCTTTGGCGATCAGTTTCGCGAGTTGTACGAGAGTAAGGAGGCTGCCGGCCGCGCCTTCGTGGGAATCCACGTGCTGCACAACCACGCACTGCTTCTTCGAGATCCGGCTCTGATCAAGCGCATTATGGTGGAAGACTTCGCCCAGTTCTCGAGCCGCTTTGAGACGACTGATCCCACTTGTGACACAATGGGTTCGCAGAACCTTTTCTTTTCCAAATACGAGACTTGGCGGGAGACGCACAAGATCTTTGCGCCCTTCTTTGCTGCCGGAAAGGTGCGGCAAATGTACGGGCTGCTGGAAAACATTGGACAGAAGCTCGAGGAGCACATGGAGCAAAAGCTAAGCGGCAGAGATAGCATGGAGCTGGAGGTCAAGCAGTTGTGTGCCCTCTTCACTACGGACATCATTGCGTCACTGGCCTTTGGCATAGAGGCGCACAGTCTGCAAAATCCCGAGGCAGAGTTTCGACGTATGTGCATTGAGGTCAATGACCCCAGGCCAAAGCGCCTCCTACACCTCTTCACCATGTTCTTCTTTCCGCGACTAGCGCACAGGGTTCGCACCCATCTATACTCCGAAGAGTATGAGCGGTTTATGCGCAAGTCCATGGACTACGTTCTTTCCCAGCGCGCGGAAAGTGGGGAGAATCGCCACGATTTGATCGATATATTCTTGCAGCTGAGGCGTTCGGAGTCGGCGGAAAGCATAATCCATCGGCCAGATTTCTTCGCAGCCCAGGCagcttttctgcttttggccGGCTTCGACACCTCGTCGTCCACCATAACGTTTGCGCTGTacgagctggccaagaacacCACGATTCAGAACCGCCTCCGGACGGAGCTACGGGCTGCCCTGCAGTCTAGCCAAGATCGGCAACTGAGCTGCGACGCCGTCACCGGATTGGCTTACCTGCGCCAGGTAGTTGATGAGGTCTTGCGACTTTATCCGCCCACAGCTTTCCTGGACCGATGCTGCAATTCCAGAACGGGCTACGATCTCTCGCCTTGGAACGGTGGATCGCCATTCAAACTGCGTGCGGGCACGCCTGTCTACATATCGGTGTTGGGACTCCATCGTGATGCACAGTACTGGCCAAATCCCGAAGTCTTCGACCCGGAGCGGTTCTCAGCggagcaacggcaacagcacCATCCCATGACCTATTTGCCCTTTGGCGCAGGACCAAGAGGTTGCATCGGGACTCTTTTGGGGCAGTTGGAGATCAAAGTTGGACTGCTGCACATCCTAAAGCACTTTCGGGTGGAGCTCTGCGGGAGGACGCTACCAGAAATGAGGTTCGATCCCAAAGCCTTTGTCCTCACTGCTCACAATGGTGCCTACCTACGTTTTGTTAGGGATTCTCTTTGA